The region GAACCCATCGACGGCCGGTCAGACGGTCAAATGAATCGCCAATTTTTGTCAGAGCTCCGCGCAATAGCCAGTCGGCTGAAAATTTGCTTTTTGGTGCGGACGTTTGTTCAGACATTAAATGATGAGAGCCTAACTAATACAGTTGCTTGATCTTGCTGTAATTCTAGCCAAATTACCCTTCAAAGAAAAGTAATTGAAATTGTTGCTTTCTATAGTTCAACAATGTAAAATGTTTTTGGAAGTAATTAAACATTCCATCTTTCATATCTATAGCGAGCCCACTCTTAAAAATTACTGTCCACAATCGGCTCAAATGAACTCAGTAGGAAAACGTATGAAAATGAGACCTCGATCAGTAGGGAACGCCGAAAAAGGGGCTTCGATCGTCGAGATCGTCATGGCCTTGGTCATAATCGCGATCCTTTCGGCCATTTCATTACCTTACATCGTAAATTACAAGAAATTCTACAAATCTGAAGATCAGGCTCTAAAGATTATCGATCTCATGCGCGAGGCGAGCCAACTAGCACTATCGCAGCGGCGAACGATACGTTTTGAGATCGATCTGACCGACAATGCTATTTTGCTGATTGATGAGAATGGCAGCCCGTCCGGTACCCAAATAAAAAAAGTTCCTCTCGAAGCCACCAAAGACATTCGGATAGATACGATACCGACAGGTGTGACCAAACCGAATCCGCCCAATTATAACGACATCACGTTTGCGACGGATACCGTTGGGCATCTTGTCGGAGCGACTACAGTTACGAGCCACAATGTTTGGGCAGCCCGATTTCGGCGTGATGGCTCCGTAGTGGGCACCGGCGGTACGACCCCTATCAGCGTAAATATTTATGTTTTTCCGCCAGTTTCGCCTGGAAGTACAACGCCAAGAAAAAAGGATGAAGTAAGGGCGATCACCTTGTTTGGAGGCAGCGGAGCAATTAGATATTGGAAATATATCAACACGGCATTTGTCGCTGATATTTAGAAAAAAGGACAAAAATTATGAAATCCAGATCACAAGAGGGATTTTCTTATATCGATGTAATGATAGCCATTGTCATCCTTATGGTTGGCATTTTGGCCTTATTATCGGGCATTTCGGGATCTGTCCTTCAGACACGCGGACAAGAACAGCAATTACTCGCAAAACAGTACGCGACATCTGCGATGGAATCGATCATGTCTGTAAAGGAAACTGATCCAACTCGGCTCGGTTGGGACGCGGTTGGAAATGTCGGCAGTAATCCTAATCCGAGCGGCACTCCGCAGGGAATATTTCTTACCGGTTTTCAACCTGTCGAAACAGAGGCAGGGCCGGACGAAGTAATAGGTACCGCTGACGACAATGGAACGGTAGTTCAAGGTTTGCAGCGTCAGATCGTTATAACAGACATATGTGATCCCGACCGGCCATCACCAGTTTGCACACCACCCGGAACCCTCGCTACCAGAATACGGTCTGTGGTTGTCACGGTTACCTACAACGTTGGGGCATTGCAGCGGCAGGAAACCGTGAGGACGGTCTTAACCAAATATGACGGTAAATAAAAAGGTAAATATGAAAAATTCACCTACCATTCTCAGTCCGAAAGAAGTTCTAAGAAAAGATAAGCGCGAAGGCGGATTTTCGATTCTGGAGATCATCATTGCAATGACGATCTTCATGATCGTTACGGGTTCTATCTGGGGCGTTCTGCGGATCGCTTCGCAAAGCCGTGCAGTAACGAATCAGCAGGTGCAGTTGACCAAGAATGTGCGGATGGCCCTAAACGTGATCGGCCGCGACACTTACAATGCCGGGTACGCATATCCGGTGACGAGTTCAGTCCTTCTGCCTGACAACCGTATCTCGGCGCGTCTCGGTATTCCAAATGACTTCGATACTTCGCGTGATGAGGTTCCGCCTATCATTGCCGGAAATAATCTTAACGTTGACAACTATAATACGGTCGCGAATACGAGGACCGATCAGGTTACTTTCCTTTTTAAGGATTCGACGTTCAATCTGGTCGGAACCGATCAGGTTTCAACGGCTGTGAACATCAATGCGCCTACAACGCCGACCGCCGGTGTCATCGAGATCGCACCGTCATCCGGCACCAATTCCGTTTGCCGCATAAATGACCTCTATCTGGTCTCTGGCACCAACGGAGCGGCTCTTGGGGTCTCGACTGGTCTCAACGGTACAACCGCTGTTCAATTTGCGAACGGCGACGTGCTCGGCTTTAATCAAACCGGCACGGGCGGGTTTATGAGTTCGATAACCGGGACGACGATGAGTATGATGCGGGTCAAGATGGTGACCTATTTTGTGACCTCTGACGGCACATTGACGCGAAGGGAATTTGTAAATGTTCCAGCGGTCACTCCTGCGGTAGCGTTTGCGGACGAACCGCTGGTTTATAACGTCGATGATTTCCAGATCAGGTACATTATGGACGACGGAACGGTTTCGGATAATCCCAGCGCTGGCCCTGACGGTGTAGCCGGCAACGCTGATGACACGCAGTTAAGATTAGAAGCGGTCCGACAGCTTCGTTTTACGGTCAGCACGAGATCGACCGAACGAGATCCGTCGGGACAACCATACCGCGAGAGCATGACCTCGACATTTAGCACGCGAAATTTGGGCTACGATGCTAGTTGAAAAAAGGGACGGACAAGTTAAGATGAAGAAAATAGTAATTGAGCAAAAAGGAATTGTGAGAGCCGCTGACAGGGAGAACGAAAAGGGTTCAGCCATTGTTATCGCATTGTTTGTTCTGGCTCTCATCAGCATATTCGCCGCGTTGGCAATGTCCCGGTCTTCGGCCGAAGCTGCGGCTGTAGGCAACGAGACAAAAGAAAGCAAGGCGTTTTACGCCGCGCAGGGAAGCTTGGAAATGATGACCCGCAACTTCAATAAGAAGTTCGAGATAAATCTAAAGCCAACCACCGCCGATTTTGATGATGTGAGGACTGCTGCAGTTCCCGGGCTTTCCGGCCCCTTTACGTTTAATCAGGAAGTAATTCCCACATCGAATAACGTGCCTACCGTCCTTCCCGGTGGTGACTTCAAAGGCTTATATGCAAAGCGGGACACCTGGCGCCTGCGAACTACTGCGACCGACAATGTCGGAGTTCAGGTTCAGCTTACTCGAAACATCCTGAACAATCTCATACCTATCTTCCAGTTCGGCATCTTTTACGACGACGACCTTGAGTTCCATCCGGGCCCGCGATTCGATTTTGGCGGCCGCGTACACTCAAACGGGTCGCTCTTTATGCAGGCTGGCGACGGTTTGTATTTTTCTTCAAAAGTTTCTGCGGCAAATTTTATTTTTACGGATGTTTCCAAGAACGGTTCAGCATGGACCAATTGGGATGACGATGTGTACATAAAAAATGCATCGGGAACCTATGTTCAACTTCAATACAACATGGGCAGCGTATTGGCGTCACCGGCTAATGGAGCTCCGGTTGGAACGAGTCCGGCTCCTGCGATCCCGCTTCCGACTGCGTACAATTCAACGAATTGGGGAACAAACAAGGCTCTGTTCGACGGTAATCTCGATGCTAACGTTCGCGAACTCAAACTGCCGTTGAAGCTGAACAGCGACAACACCAATCAAAATCTCGATCTCATTGAGATTGTAAAACGCGGCAAATCCGTCGGCGACGTTTGGAACAATGGAACAGGAACAGTTTCGTCACCAAACCTCAGTGCCGTAACAACCACAACGAAAGACGACGCGATCACCGCTTCAGAACGTTATTACAACAAGACTGGTATTCGGGTTTCTTTGGCTGACTCAAAAGCAAAATTACCCGGCTGTGCAACTACCACGGCTACCGCCGTTACCACACCGTGTGGGATCAGGCTTGATGGCGAGTCCACCGGTCAGGTCTCGGGAGCTATTGCAGCAGGAACACCGCTCGGCTACCAGCCGACGCCTATGGTCGCGGCTAGTCCTAACCCAAGTCCGTATCAAGCGACCAAGTTAAATGGCAAACGGTTCTATTCCCCTAACAAGGAAACCTGGATAAAGATCGAAACGGTCATATATAATCCAACAACGGAAGTTTATGACACGCAGGACATCACCCAGGATATTCTGAGTCTTGGAGTAACGGATGCCCCTCCTAGCGACGGGAATTTTTCTATCACTGATCCAAACTATTACACGCGTGGCATCGATACCCGCTCCATCATTGAGTTGCAGCGCTATGTAATTCCGGGAGCGAATATTAATGGCGCCGGAACTTACATGTCATATGTGAGCGCTACCGCAAGTCCTTCACCTTCTCCTTATAACTATGTTATGCCTAGGGCGATCAGAACACCCACCGGTTCAGCTACACCTGACAGTTGCAGCAGGTCTGGAGCACCCACTCCGTCGTCTACGCCTTCGGGCGGCTATGATACCGGCACCATACCATCGGCAACGCCTTTTTTCCCTGCTGGATTTACAGGTGACGAAATTCCGTCGATGCGCAACGCGAGCATAAGAGGTTACGCGGCGGGAATACCGTGCGTCGTGCCCGTTCCGATCAACATGTTCGACACTCGCGAGGGGCTATACAACGATACGACCGCGACGTTTGATCCTGATGCGACCTACGGAACAAATGTACCGTGGGCCGGCGTGATGAGCTTGGTCGATATCAACGTTGGAAATCTCAAAAAATTTCTTGATGGTGTATGGGACAACAACATGCCCACAAATACACCGTATTACACGTTGACCGGACATGTTCTTCGAGGCAATGATATTCCTCAACCGACAAACACCGGTACGAAAGCAGGCGGTTGGGTCCTCTACATCTCGGATCGTCGCGGTGATTTTGATTTTGACGGCGAATATGACATGGAAGATGTGTATGGCCCTAATGACGGAACCCGCCAACTTGGCGAAGATCTTAATGGCAACAACACGCTTCAGGCCGACTACGCCAATGAATCGATCAGATATACCGGGACTAACACCAACATTTCACCTGACATCGCCGCAGTATTCGATCACAAATTCTACCGTCGCGGTGTCCGGTTGGTGAACGCAGAGACGATTCCGGGAATCTACAACACAACGACACCCGCAAACACACGAGGATTTACCGTGGCGTCGGAAAATGGAGTTTATGTACTGGGTAACTACAACGCGACGGGTGTATCTTCACACGGCAGCCCTACTGCTCACACTGACTATTTGCCACTAAGCACTAGTCAGTATGATATCCCGGCGTCGATCGCTGCAGATTCAATAACAATACTGTCAAGAAACTGGCAGGATGCTCTTAGCTTCACGTCACCATTTAACCTCGGAAATCGACAGGCAACAGAGACGACCTGCCGTTTTGCAATGTTGTCAGGTGATACGGTAACAACCTTGAACGGAACGCCAAATCAAGGCGGAGGCGATCTAAAAATGAACGGCGGCGTTCACAACTTCAAGCGCTTTCTCGAAGATTGGGGCAGCGAGTATCTTAACTACAGCGGATCGCTTATCAACTTGTTTAACTCGCACAATAACAACGGTCCATTCAAATGCTGCAACAATGTTTACAGCCCGCCGAATCGAAACTGGGTATTTGACGCGACGTTCCTCGATATAAACCGATTGCCGCCCGGCACGCCGTATTTCCAGTACATACAAACGACCGGATTCCAGCGAACTAACGATTAACCGGGTTTTCTTTCATAAAAAATGCGTTGGCTGCTCTTTCACGCAGCCAGCGCGTTTTTTTGTAAATAAGCTGCGTGACTGCGCGTCTCAAAGATTTTTCACCACAGAGAACACAGAGAAAAATTAAGGCTTGTGTGGTGTAATCATTTGCGTCCCAGAAGTTGCAGTTTAGGAATCCGGTTGCTACGGCTCCCGGTTCTGACACACGCGTCCCGGAGATTTGTCGGAACGCAGGCAGCTCGCCTGCGTGTGGTGCGTCCCAGAATTTAATGCACCCTCGCTAACGCTCGCATTTCCAGCGGAAAGATCATGCGTCCCAGAGATAGACTCTATCTTTGCGGTCTTTGCGTCTTTGCGGGAAATTTTCAACGCATAGAACGCAGAGGTTGAAAATAGGTGCGTCCCTGAGGATGCCCTTACTCCGTGCGGGCTTCTGCAACTGCGGAATCCGGTCGCTATCGCTACCTGTTCTGACTTGCGTCCCAAGATATATTTTCAAAGATCATGCCGCGTCAAGGCGGTTGTTCGTAGCGGTTGGTGACAGGATGAATTCTTGCGTCCCTGAGAAATTTCAACGCAGAGTAGGCTGAGATCGCAGAGGGAAACAAAAATAAAGAGCGTCCCTGAGGATCACGGAGAGCCGCGTCCCTGATTAGATGATGCGTCTGTGAGATTATTACCGTTTGCCGTTGTTGCCGCAAGAGCAATCTGTCTTGCTCTTCGGTATGCGGTTTCGACCGCTTGATAATCGTTGCGTCCTCGATGGGACAAATCGTTAGGCCGCGTCACTTCACAATCATCCGACAGATCGTAGAACACTTTCGGATCAAGTTCCGGTCGGTCGGTTGGGTTCTCCATCACCTGATAGACGAAGTCCGGCCCGAAGCGGCCTTCGATGAGTATGGCGCAAACGCTTTCGATGCGATCGACACTTGCAAATTCGATCCCGGAGCGTGGGATGAAGAGATGCGGATGGCTGTTTGGAGTGATGTTTGGCGTTTTGCGGCTAAGACGATTCTTGTACATAGCCACAACTTAGCATCGAAATCGGTTTTTTGAAATACCAATATCCACGATATGGCTTGATTTCCACGATAAGGCTTAACTTTCTTGATATAGCGTGATTTACACGATATCCATGATTTCCACGGGCGTGATTTACACGCTAGGCGATCTGTGACATTGTTTTTTGAACATTGTGTTTATGTTATCGTATTGAAACTAGGGATATTAGTGTGTCTTGTTCTGTCCTTTGATGATGAAAGAGCTTGTCCTGAATAATTCGCGTCTTGATAAGAGATATGACATTAGCGAGCAGCTTGGGAGAGGCAGCTACGCCGAAATTTATCTCGCCAACGACATTCTTGCGTCTGCACAATCGCCGCACAGCCAGGTCGTAATAAAAGCCCTAAACGTGTTTCTTCAGGACGATCTTGACGATGCTCTGGAACGAACTCTTGTTGAAAATTTTCAGAACGAAGCGGTCGCTCTTGATCGCGTTCGACATCCGAATATTATCAACCGCCTTGGCCACGGAACTGCACGCGATCTGAATGGAGCAGTTTTTCATTATCTCGTACTCGAATATCTTCCGGGCGGCGACCTGCAAAACTTGGTGCGAAGGGAAGAAGTGCCTCTAAAGCGAGTGCTCGACTATGTCGAACAGATATGCGCCGGCCTCGGCCACGCACATCGGCATTCGATTATTCACCGCGACATCAAACCACAGAATTTACTTTTGACCGAAGACCGCTCGACAGTGAAGATCGCTGATTTTGGCGTCGCTCGCGTGAACACTACTGATTCGCCGATAACGCGCGTTGGGACGAACGTTTATGCTCCGCCGGAACACAGTCCGATGTTCGCCGGACAAACCGGCACGCTAACTTTCGCTCAACTCACGCCGGCGGCGGACATTTATTCGCTGGCTAAATCGATCTATACGCTCGTTAGCGGCGAAGCTCCGAGAGCATTTGCGAACGAGACGCTGACGGCTTTGCCCGAGTCGATCGATCACGAGGAATGGTCAGATGAACTGCTGCAAGTTTTGCAAAAGGCGACGCATCGCGATCCACGGAGCCGCCATCAGGATGTTGAGGAGTTTTGGAATGCACTGACCGTCGTTCGCGAGATCGCTGAGACAGGTGAAGCGAGCACGCTTGTTCGACGACGTTCGCTCCCGCAGGCGCACGTTTCGCGCGGCTACACACCGTTTGCCCCTGCTAAGCCGCAGTTTCAGTCAGAACCACCTGAGGTGGCGGGTGGTTTTACTCCGCGACCGCTATCGGTTGGAATAAATAGAGATCAGGCCTTTGATGCTTCGGTCATCACAAACTCTGGATCATTGAACGGCTCAAACATCAGTCTAAAACCACCCGCTACCGCAGGTGGTTCTGACATTACGCCTCGCAGAAAACGCAGCCGTCTCCAAAGGCTCGCCGTTTTCGCCGGTTTTCTTGCTATGTTTACCGGCATTCTCTACGGCACTGCGAGCTATATGCGCGGACGGGCGATCTTGCCGGAGATACATAACCCTTTTGCTGCGCAAACTGCCGTTGCGAGCACCGATATCTACTTGCGGTCCGCTCCGAATACAGACAATGATCCGATCGGGTTGGTGACGAAAAATTCAAAGGTGCGTATTGTAAATTCACGAGATAACTGGTATCAAATTGATGTGGTCACGCAAGGCCGGTCACAGACATTTCAGCCTAATGCGACGCGTGGTTGGCTCAATGGCAAGTATCTCGACACTGACGGCAATTAGATAAGGAAAATAGAAATTGAGCGTATTAGATAAAGTAAGGCAATGGATCGACGGTGACAGCGCGGAGCGTGTGCTTGAACAGGCTGCTCGTGATGCGCAGGTCAAACCGCGCGGTAAAGCTGAGGAATTTATCGTCAAGATCGCACGGGCGGTAGAAGCTGTAATGCAGACCGAGATGGTTCCGCTGCCGCAAGGGACAACGATCATTCCGAGCGAATACGCAATCTTCCTTAGCGAAGAAGATGACAAAGAATGGCGGGGCGTCAAGCGGAAAGGCCTTGAGCAAGGTTTGTATCATATCCTCGCCGAGCGTGCGAAAGAGATCGCCGGACGGAAAAAGCTGGATACAAAATCTTTTACTCTCGAACTGCGGATCGACGGAACGCTTGAGAAAGGCGACATTCGAGTGCAGCATAGCTGGGAAGATTCGGCAGGGAGCAAGACGGGCGTTCTTCCGCGATTGAAATTGCCAAATGATGCGTTCGTACAACCTTCTGCAAAAAAAGCACCGCCAACTGATCCAAACCTAAAAGCCCGGACGGCTAGTTCTATGGATCTTCAGGTAAATATTCAACAGGCAGTGCCACTTTCTCTGGATGAGACCGACGAAATGACCGCCGTCAAACCCCGATTGACCGAGCTTTA is a window of Chloracidobacterium sp. DNA encoding:
- a CDS encoding protein kinase; translation: MMKELVLNNSRLDKRYDISEQLGRGSYAEIYLANDILASAQSPHSQVVIKALNVFLQDDLDDALERTLVENFQNEAVALDRVRHPNIINRLGHGTARDLNGAVFHYLVLEYLPGGDLQNLVRREEVPLKRVLDYVEQICAGLGHAHRHSIIHRDIKPQNLLLTEDRSTVKIADFGVARVNTTDSPITRVGTNVYAPPEHSPMFAGQTGTLTFAQLTPAADIYSLAKSIYTLVSGEAPRAFANETLTALPESIDHEEWSDELLQVLQKATHRDPRSRHQDVEEFWNALTVVREIAETGEASTLVRRRSLPQAHVSRGYTPFAPAKPQFQSEPPEVAGGFTPRPLSVGINRDQAFDASVITNSGSLNGSNISLKPPATAGGSDITPRRKRSRLQRLAVFAGFLAMFTGILYGTASYMRGRAILPEIHNPFAAQTAVASTDIYLRSAPNTDNDPIGLVTKNSKVRIVNSRDNWYQIDVVTQGRSQTFQPNATRGWLNGKYLDTDGN
- a CDS encoding DUF3662 domain-containing protein, which produces MSVLDKVRQWIDGDSAERVLEQAARDAQVKPRGKAEEFIVKIARAVEAVMQTEMVPLPQGTTIIPSEYAIFLSEEDDKEWRGVKRKGLEQGLYHILAERAKEIAGRKKLDTKSFTLELRIDGTLEKGDIRVQHSWEDSAGSKTGVLPRLKLPNDAFVQPSAKKAPPTDPNLKARTASSMDLQVNIQQAVPLSLDETDEMTAVKPRLTELYRLEVWQNNVRQTVIPIYQLEIVIGRGSKSKPVDIPLSGDVEISRRHLTLITDGAGNFWAVNEGKNATELNNLELPSGQRVPVQVGTPISICSYMLRIQR
- a CDS encoding prepilin-type N-terminal cleavage/methylation domain-containing protein; translated protein: MKNSPTILSPKEVLRKDKREGGFSILEIIIAMTIFMIVTGSIWGVLRIASQSRAVTNQQVQLTKNVRMALNVIGRDTYNAGYAYPVTSSVLLPDNRISARLGIPNDFDTSRDEVPPIIAGNNLNVDNYNTVANTRTDQVTFLFKDSTFNLVGTDQVSTAVNINAPTTPTAGVIEIAPSSGTNSVCRINDLYLVSGTNGAALGVSTGLNGTTAVQFANGDVLGFNQTGTGGFMSSITGTTMSMMRVKMVTYFVTSDGTLTRREFVNVPAVTPAVAFADEPLVYNVDDFQIRYIMDDGTVSDNPSAGPDGVAGNADDTQLRLEAVRQLRFTVSTRSTERDPSGQPYRESMTSTFSTRNLGYDAS
- a CDS encoding pilus assembly PilX N-terminal domain-containing protein, translated to MKKIVIEQKGIVRAADRENEKGSAIVIALFVLALISIFAALAMSRSSAEAAAVGNETKESKAFYAAQGSLEMMTRNFNKKFEINLKPTTADFDDVRTAAVPGLSGPFTFNQEVIPTSNNVPTVLPGGDFKGLYAKRDTWRLRTTATDNVGVQVQLTRNILNNLIPIFQFGIFYDDDLEFHPGPRFDFGGRVHSNGSLFMQAGDGLYFSSKVSAANFIFTDVSKNGSAWTNWDDDVYIKNASGTYVQLQYNMGSVLASPANGAPVGTSPAPAIPLPTAYNSTNWGTNKALFDGNLDANVRELKLPLKLNSDNTNQNLDLIEIVKRGKSVGDVWNNGTGTVSSPNLSAVTTTTKDDAITASERYYNKTGIRVSLADSKAKLPGCATTTATAVTTPCGIRLDGESTGQVSGAIAAGTPLGYQPTPMVAASPNPSPYQATKLNGKRFYSPNKETWIKIETVIYNPTTEVYDTQDITQDILSLGVTDAPPSDGNFSITDPNYYTRGIDTRSIIELQRYVIPGANINGAGTYMSYVSATASPSPSPYNYVMPRAIRTPTGSATPDSCSRSGAPTPSSTPSGGYDTGTIPSATPFFPAGFTGDEIPSMRNASIRGYAAGIPCVVPVPINMFDTREGLYNDTTATFDPDATYGTNVPWAGVMSLVDINVGNLKKFLDGVWDNNMPTNTPYYTLTGHVLRGNDIPQPTNTGTKAGGWVLYISDRRGDFDFDGEYDMEDVYGPNDGTRQLGEDLNGNNTLQADYANESIRYTGTNTNISPDIAAVFDHKFYRRGVRLVNAETIPGIYNTTTPANTRGFTVASENGVYVLGNYNATGVSSHGSPTAHTDYLPLSTSQYDIPASIAADSITILSRNWQDALSFTSPFNLGNRQATETTCRFAMLSGDTVTTLNGTPNQGGGDLKMNGGVHNFKRFLEDWGSEYLNYSGSLINLFNSHNNNGPFKCCNNVYSPPNRNWVFDATFLDINRLPPGTPYFQYIQTTGFQRTND